In a genomic window of Erigeron canadensis isolate Cc75 chromosome 5, C_canadensis_v1, whole genome shotgun sequence:
- the LOC122601410 gene encoding uncharacterized protein LOC122601410: protein MKHYPSNVDMILSISFVDKDAAYQSFIELSSYEDFMVMLNMYDKEKEVTIYLTSNTNDTNNSKQSGQSEVINDQHVEDEPHGENDSDYCPSEEGYHSHLSSDNENEKEPEGYTNIKKNPIMKMNSKFPNVVEFRRALNHHALLNEFEYFIEKSEPRRFTATCVKLECQWRIHASVMQDDITFEVKTLVEVHTCIRINKGGNKCATQGWIAEVVKDKLKSDGDVSHADLKKWLMKTYGVDVPYLKVYRGKEQAYTDMYGKWDDSFMQMDVFKEELRNRNPGSVVEIELQMDGDKKWFLHFFISLAACPKGFLSGCRPYISLDACHLKGKFNGVLVAATGIDGNNSIFPVAYSVLESENTNSWTWFLESLKKAIGTPDGLVIFSDM, encoded by the exons ATGAAGCATTATCCATCAAATGTCGACatgattttaagtatttctttTGTTGACAAGGACGCCGCATACCAGTCTTTTATTGAGCTTAGTTCTTATGAGGACTTCATGGTGATGCTAAACATGTATGACAAGGAGAAAGAAGTAACCATATACTTGACGTCAAATACTAATGATACAAATAACTCAAAACAGAG TGGTCAAAGTGAAGTCATCAACGATCAACACGTTGAGGATGAACCACATGGTGAGAATGATTCTGACTATTGCCCAAGTGAAGAAGGTTATCATAGTCATTTAAGTAgtgataatgaaaatgaaaaggaaCCAGAAGGTTACACAAATATCAAGAAAAATCCCATCATGAAAATGAATTCAAAATTTCCAAATGTTGTTGAATTTAGAAGAGCTTTAAACCATCATGCTCTTTTAAATGAATTTGAGTACTTTATCGAGAAAAGTGAACCGAGGCGATTCACAGCAACATGTGTAAAGTTAGAGTGTCAATGGAGGATTCATGCTTCTGTCATGCAAGATGATATTACCTTTGAA GTTAAAACTTTAGTAGAAGTACACACGTGCATTCGTATCAATAAGGGGGGTAATAAGTGTGCCACTCAAGGATGGATTGCGGAAGTAGTTAAAGACAAATTAAAATCTGATGGTGATGTATCCCATGCAGATCTTAAGAAGTGGCTTATGAAAACTTATGGTGTTGATGTTCCATACCTTAAAGTTTATAGAGGGAAAGAGCAAGCTTACACTGATATGTATGGAAAGTGGGATGATTCTTTCATGCAGATGGATGTTTTCAAAGAGGAACTACGAAATAGGAATCCAGGAAGTGTTGTTGAAATAGAATTGCAAATGGATGGTGATAAAAAATGGTtccttcatttttttatttcattagcAGCTTGTCCTAAGGGATTTCTTTCTGGTTGTCGTCCCTATATTAGTCTTGATGCGTGTCACCTAAAAGGAAAGTTTAATGGAGTATTGGTCGCTGCTACTGGTATTGATGGTAACAATTCTATATTTCCAGTAGCATATAGCGTGCTTGAATCAGAGAATACAAACTCATGGACATGGTTTCTTGAGTCACTGAAAAAAGCAATTGGGACACCAGATGGTCTTGTTATCTTTTCGGATATGTAA